A window of the Lactuca sativa cultivar Salinas chromosome 5, Lsat_Salinas_v11, whole genome shotgun sequence genome harbors these coding sequences:
- the LOC111892254 gene encoding uncharacterized protein LOC111892254 yields the protein MAKNLIKYSVVDAFTDTAFKGNSAAVCWLEGIEKDDKWLQSVAAEFNLSETCYLTPIVDKGSENPRFHLRWFTPVAEVELCGHATLAASHFLFESGLVNCNTVEFSTLSGILTAKKVPESRIKDPSFTENGAAQAKLLIELNFPVVAVSDFSDLEVSAISEILNGVSVVDVKKMASDDILVVLSSGKEVAELVPQLDKIKKAPGRGIVITGLAPNGSGFDFYTRFFCPKYGIDEDPVCGSAHCAVAAYWNEKLGKCDFVAYQASPRSGILDIHLDKKNQRVLLRGKATTVMEGSLLV from the exons ATGGCTAAAAATCTTATCAAATACTCCGTG GTGGATGCATTTACTGATACGGCGTTTAAAGGAAATTCGGCGGCTGTGTGTTGGTTAGAGGGCATAGAAAAAGATGATAAATGGTTGCAGTCAGTTGCGGCGGAATTCAATTTATCCGAAACTTGTTACTTGACTCCAATCGTCGACAAGGGTTCGGAGAACCCTAGATTCCATCTCAGATGGTTCACTCCTGTAGCTGAG GTGGAACTTTGTGGTCATGCAACTTTAGCAGCCTCCCACTTCCTTTTCGAATCAGGCTTGGTTAATTGTAACACGGTTGAATTCTCAACTCTTTCTGGAATTTTGACTGCCAAAAAAGTTCCTGAAAGCAGGATTAAGGACCCATCATTCACAGAAAATGGTGCAGCACAAGCCAAGTTGTTGATCGAACTGAATTTCCCTGTTGTGGCCGTTTCAGATTTCAGTGATCTTGAGGTTTCAGCAATTTCTGAGATACTAAATGGAGTTTCTGTTGTTGATGTAAAGAAGATGGCATCTGATGACATCCTT GTGGTGCTTTCATCAGGAAAGGAAGTTGCGGAATTGGTGCCCCAACTTGATAAGATCAAAAAAGCACCAGGCAGAGGGATAGTAATTACAGGGCTTGCACCTAATGGATCAGGCTTTGACTTTTATACTCGCTTCTTCTGCCCTAAATATGGAATTGATGAG GATCCTGTTTGTGGAAGCGCACATTGTGCCGTAGCAGCCTACTGGAACGAAAAGTTGGGGAAATGTGATTTTGTTGCATATCAA GCATCACCTAGAAGTGGCATTTTAGATATACATTtagataagaagaatcaaagagTGCTTCTACGAGGTAAAGCCACCACAGTCATGGAAGGCTCTCTTTTGGTCTGA